Genomic segment of Drosophila ananassae strain 14024-0371.13 chromosome 2L, ASM1763931v2, whole genome shotgun sequence:
CCCAAAGAAAGTCAAATTCAAATCGACTAAcgataacaataacaataacgaCTTTGTATTAGATGATCTCGCACAGATCCCAAATCACATTTAGTTCAATTGCATTATTCGCGTTATGTACAAGGATCAAAGATGGATATCGGAAATAGGAAATCAGATGGGAAGTTGGGAAGTTGGGTAGCTTTATCGACATGGAGTGCAAAATCGGGAAACGGAACTAAACCGAGATCGAGTATCGAACAGAAAGTACATACAATACCACAAATATACCACATATACCTCAGTACATGCATAAGTACGATCGTGTAGACCGTCGAGGATATCACACATCCTTGACGGCGCTTActcacatacatacatacctCGTGTATACATATAACATTAactaaaatatacatacatacatacctAAGCCTAAAGCATAAACCTAACCTAATGCATATTCCGACTTTTGATAGTTCAATACACCTTAGTGAATGTTGTGTGCGACCTTCCTTTGATAACGAGCGTGTTTTTCTACCTCCAATTCTAGTTGTGTGTGTCTCGcatttatagaaaaaaaaagggattAAAACTAAACTAGAAGAACCCAGCTAGAGCAACTAATCTAAAGCTAATTCCTAAAACCCTAAACTAgactaaactaaactaaattaaaagcTAGCACAAGTCTAgagcaattaaattaaactaataactaaaaactaaatgtTGTGTAATTTTTATAGTCTACTTATGTGCGTCCGCagcaatacaaaacaaaacaaatacatacatacctCGGAAAATGCTTCAGTAAagtaacgaaaaaaaaataaagtaaatttAGTCAAAATTTTGTGAGTCACTCCCCGAAATCCCCGATACAGATTTATTAGCCGCTGTGTTCTGGCCAGAAAATGAAGACAGACATGCGAGAGAATATATAATACATTTGTGAACATAATActgaacacacacacacccccgAAGACACACGACATATCCGTTTACTATAGCTCTTGATTTAGTCAACTCATCATAACGCGAAAGGATATGGCAAGGATGTGGCAAAGTCAAGGCGAAGGTGACGAGCACTTTGTGCCCCGAATTGCAATTGATTTGGCGGCTGGCTGATTTTGATTAATGTCCCTCATCCACTTCAGCTGCAGAGTCATTCCCTCCCGACAGTATGAAGTTCATTCGGAGTTCTACTCTCGCTCTCGTTGCGCCTTGATTAATTGTCTAGACATtatgtaaaattatattatgatTGCTGGCAGCAGTAGCAACAGGTTGCACTGGAAGTATGTATGTCTCTGAGAATGTAACCTTTCGACCTGCGACTCATTTGTCAAAGTGGCAAACACCAAGTGGAGAGTCATTTTCATGGGGCATTTACTTTTATTTGCCATGCCAACAAATCTCTTGAACCTTTCGCCTTTGGCAGGCCGGTTAATTTGCCGCAATTATTTGTGCTTGTCAGCAGACAAAGCTGCTTATACGATGATGATGTGCCCAACCACCTTCTAAAAGGTTGAATCCTTTAAACAATCTAGAGACACGAAACACAACAAAACACCGAGAATACCTCCAGTcccacacacaaaaaatatttagtgtaATTCGAACAGAACAAAAAAAGTATAGAGCGAAACTAGCCTTGAATTAGACTCGAATCGAATCGATCCGCTATGTAAGGCCACAAAACTAGTGTTTAAACGCCGCAAAGTATGcaatattatacatatatacaccTATATacattaataaatatatatatacaagatacaagatgTCAAGCAACTTATACATATACATGCGAATGTAGTACGATACGATATGTCATCTGATATCTGGATTATAAagtattttaataaacttttaataaatattttagtaaatccaataaaagaataaagtcGAACCCCAAAACTGACACAAGGATATATACTATGATGTCTATGATGGCGATAAGGATGCCAGCAGTTATGGGGAAATTGTGTTTTTATCTCAAGGAGGAGTCGGGATGGCGGGTGTTTAGAACTTTTCTGTTTCCCATCTTTTTGGCTGTCTTCGCAGAGTTTTCGATTTATGTGCATACATTGGCCTGACCCTCGAGCATATTTGTATTGACAGGCCATCCAGCCTGGGAATTGATTAATCTCCATTGTATATATTGTATTTGCCTTGGTCCCACCGACCAACTGACTGACTggcaatttattaaaatctttTGATTGGAATAAATGATGCTGCCAGCTAATCAAGTTGCCTGGAACTTGAGTATCCGACTTCATTATTGTTTTCTTGTCCTGTTTTATTCCCTTTAGTAGCATACAGCACTTAAGTATGCCGTgcacataaatatatatatatatatttgtttgtaTATAACTTTTCCTCTTATCTTTTGGGTGTGCCTAAGATTTTCACTTGTCTGCCCAAATTTAAATCTTTCACTTCGTTTGGCCGCCTCTGCTTGTGCTTCTGCCTGAACCTGAACCTGAACCTGAGCCTGTAAATAAATGACAAATTTTCGTCACACACGAGCGCTGAGACGAAATTAAATTCCGCACAAGCGTCGGCCCCCCACAAAATATGCCTGACGAAAATtgcattacgtatacgccacgtTGTCGTCCGACTGCTTGGCTGCTTGGCTCTATGTACGAGTTGTTCATGTTTATTGCTTATTGATTTCCAGGGACCCGCTTCAGtttccaatttcaatttcacCTCGTTACGAATCCTTTCGTGCCTGCAGCAATTGCGtttcaagtgtttttttttgaactCCCAGGAGTCGTTGCGCAACAGAGTCGAATTTAAACTGCCTGCCTGCCCCACGAAACTGTTCGCCACATTTGTTGCCTACTTTAGCCCCAATTATTATGCGGTGACAGCAGATTTTTCTGCAGAAACTTTTTGGTGCAAAAGTAAAGGCAGAAAGTTTCGCTTTAATTGCTTTTGTTGTGTTTCCTTCCCCCGCCTGCGGACAGGACTCGGGTGGGCGTGGCACGTGTAGCACGTTGAGGCGTCGATGAAATGCGATGccataaaaagcaaaaatccAATTAGTCGGCTTTAAACGACGGGCCTGCACAGCTCAGCAGAATGCCAAGGAAATCCTCCATAAAGTCGAAGGAAAAGCTGCAAGGATATCAAAGGACGGCGGAACAATGCGGGAAGAAAACGAAACGATTCGGAACGAAACGGCAGAGACGCAGTTCTGTCCAATTATTATAATGCTTTCCCGGAAACCTTTGTGTCCGGCGGTGTCTCCTATCTAATAGTTGCGTTTTACTTGCCAAGCAATTgccttttaataatttattagaGAATATTAGGCATGAAGGCGATGCCCAAATTGAGCCAGAGACCTTTGGCAGGTCTCTCCGACGGCCTGCCATACAATATATCAAACAATAAACCTATTACACGACTCCTACACTTGGCATTTCTGTAGTCTCCTAAGAAAGTAGGAGGAATCGATGTCCTCGGGGGACTGAGCGCGTGCCATCAGAATTTTTCACCGTTTTCGTTACGCATACGCCCTGTTGTCGGGCTCGCTTACAATAAACATGTTTTCGCCTCTTTCCTCAAAGATTCCACTACACCCCGAGGTGGgagtatttattattttcgttCTGTTTCCAAGACAGATCTTTTTCCTTTCACTTTTTCTTTGTCCAATGTCTTGTTTGTTCATCGCTCAACTTTCAGCACTTTCGCTTTTAGTCTATAATTTCTGCAATTAGTGTTTGCTGCAATGGGAGACCAGCCTGGGAGGGCTGTGTCAAGTTCAATAGACTGCACTTGAACCCTTGTCCATTGGTCATCAACACAAGACTAGAGGAGGGGTTATTTTTGGCATATTTGCGAGTATCTTCGTCATGGGCCGCTGTCAGGAAGAGCACAGGAAGAAAAAAgactgttgtttttgttttagtgTGTTGGAGTTAAATCCAAAATAGTTATccttattttcagtgtattggGATTACAGACGCAGCTTGACAGCCTTCGAAACTGATATATTCCCCACTTCCTGTCACTTTTTATGTCTGGCGGGAATGAAAATGGACTGGGACAGAGGCTATACTGGTAACTGGGACTGGTCTTCGTGGTTGAATCGAAAGCTGGGGCGTTCTTTGTGTCAATCCGAAATCCACATCATAATAATGTCCCGCCGCTGGATTCTGTTTCACTGGGAGGAGTCATACTGCTCGAGCAGCAGGACCCATTCCCAAGCATCATTAAAATATGATTTATTACAGGCTTCGCCATCCAGCCCTCTCCCTTTGAATGCTTTTGGTTGGACATCTTCCCCGCTTGGCTTTTCACTGCTGGCGTGTCGCTTTTTCTTTGCGTTCCCGGGGCTTTTCCACTGGGACTAGGTCCTGAGCCTGTTCGAGTGACTTTAAACATCTTCATGACTCCGGAATTAGCCCAGTTTTTCTGCTCGATTTTCGCCAGGTTTCATTGAGTTAATAGCTGGGGATGGGGGAGGCCATGCCATTTgcatagaaatagaaatagtAGCGAAGGCGGAACAGTCCAAAGTTTCATACCCCCGGGAGTGTCAGTTCAATGGGGATTTTGGGAGTAATTAAGCTGCAAATTGGTTAATTTAATTTACGCAAAGATTACGCTACTTAAGatttaattgtaattttaattgtaAGCGATTTACGTTATGAATACCAATAGGTTTAGATTTTAAGTCAGACAATTATGAAAATCGATCCATTTAAGACAAATTGTAATAATGATTttcctcaaaaaaaatatataaacttttCAGAGCTGTGTGGTGCTTTCATTATCCATTACTACttatattaaatatactaatttaatattttttgtcttCTCTTTTCTATCCATCCCCAAAAAACAGGACTGCGAAACCGAACCAATGATGATAGATGACAACTCCCTGGACCAGTCTCCCAACTTGGGCAAATATGGCATTCCTCTGCACTGCCACACTTCCACATCTGCGGTGCTCAGGAATTACAATAATAATCCACTAATCAGCGGAACAAACTTCCAACTGTCACCAGTTTTTGGAGGCTCCGATGCCGGTGGCGACGGCGGCGATGGCGATGCAGGATCTGTGGTGTCCTTGGACGATTCGGTGCCGCCGGGCTTAACGGCCTGCGACACAGATGCCTCCAGCGACAGCGGCATCGATGAGAACAGCCTGGTGGATGGGGCATCGGGGTCATCGCCGCGCAAGAGGATTCCGGGAAATACCAGTGCCAGTGAGCTGGGCGAACCCACCGCACCGCCACCCCTCAAACAGCAGCAGAAGGCccagcaggaggaggagttgGAGGGAGCCGGCAGCAGCAACGCCCCCAGCCGGAAGACATCGATATCCTTCCTGGACAGCAGCAATCCCCTGCTCCATACACCGGCGATGATGGACCTGTGCAACGACGACTACATCATGGGGGAGGGCGGCTTCGAGTTCACCGACAACCAGTTGGAGCAAGTCCTGGGCTGGCCAGGGATGGCCTAGAGAATCGTTACAGCTTAGCATGCACTGCATTTTCACAGAGgacgttttgttttttgagttTAGTTTGAGAGAGAAGGAAAACATTGAAATTAGACGGTGAATCGAAGATAAAGCTAACCAAAAGATTGACTTTGAGCCTTGCAAGAAAGTAGGACTATCCTCCGCACGACAAAACCTGACAAGACCCCCAACCCAACACCCACAAAGGACACCCAAGCTAACCTACACAATGACCCGTAAtagaaaaaagaataaaaaaaaataaacaggaAGGGTTAAACACATTGGAATAGTTTTGTAGCCACGTTAACTGCCTAGAACAGAAGAATATACATGTATGTAATTTAGTCTTAAAGTTTTTTCTCTCAGACcgttttcccaaaaaaaaatatgcaaaaaaaaatgtaaaaataaagTGGAAAGCGGAAAAACACTGGAAAAAATATCTTTTACaaacaatgaaaaaaaatgttcatagTTTTTGCTGGAAGGCTCAAACAAGTTTTTGGTGATGGTTGTATTCTTTTTTATAACTTTCAAGCGCAAAAGCTGtgacgacaaaaaaaaaaaaagtttttgatcatgttttacaaatataaaaaaaagaaaaaacctaaaaaaaaaataaaaaaaatgtaaaacttAGTTTTTTAAGTAATCAGTTTCAATGTTTTCAAAGTACTACAACACAAATGtagtaattataatattttaattctaTTAAGTAAAAGCTAAGTGAAAATATCTATCCGTTTCCCTTGATCTTAACTACAGGATACACATATACTTTGATATACTTTGTGCATTTCTATTAATTAACTTTGTGTCGATCATTTTCAATCACTTATCGATTTCTCTTGACTATTTCGATTACCGATTCTTTGATGTAAACTAGTTATAATTCTGTTTAAGGCGCATCatacaaaacaaaatgttTGCTTTCTTAAATCCAAATTCAATCAATGTTCAGTGTTTTAATtcagtttgtttttaattttaattggcaaataaatataaaaatctaTTCAATGAAAGTTGCATGCAGAAAAAATTACAGTTTTGTTAATTTTGGGTGGGTAGTGGATTTCTTTTACAGGATATAAGGATTATTTAAGGACATTTGGAAAGCAAAGCCAAGGAGCTAAAATATTTTCTACAATCGGCTTGATGTTTTTTGGCGCCATCTACCGCTGTTTGACATAAGCAAGCTACATATGTATCATGTAATGTACATGTAGAGAATATCTACggttttattcaattttattaataaaattgttgtttaGGGCATAAAATCAGTTAAAACTCGAtcgaaataaatataattttgaagCTATGGTATTTAGGAAGAAGTAAGTATAAAAGGTAAATGTTTTCAGCCAAGGTTCCTATTTAAATTGAACATTATTGCGCACTAGCTCCTCAATTTTGTCCTCGGGGACTGCCCATTTGCATTCAGGATATTTGACAGAGCAGTGATGGGGCCCAGAAACCTTTCCTGCATCGATGGCCTCTCGAAAGGCAGACTGTTCCAGCCAGGACAACAGCCAGGACCAACTGGTGGCATTATCCAGCAAGTGCTCCATATCCGTAGCCTGGCCCTGGCGAACTTTGTCGCCTGCCTTGCGGGTCAAAGTGCAAATGGATTTGAGAAGGCAGGTGGAGAGATCCACATCGTTTTTGAGAAATGTTCTCTCAATGGTGTTCAAAATATTTGGAAGGCTAGTGgctataaatatattataatttaaataaaaattataagaaaATAGTTGAATTTTAGACTCACCCACACGATCACCAGTTTCATTTTTGTAAACCAACTTGaagttttcaaatatttttggaaGACTATATTCGTCTTCGAAGAACCCACGAGAAGTGGCATTATTAGAAGCTTGTGGGGCCATCGTGTTAGTCGTCATTTCCTCGGAGGATTTTGGCTTGTGATTACTGGAATTTCCGAAAATGGGACGATAAGCATCTCCTGTGATGGCCTCCAGACCCAAGCTGCGTATCAGATGACCCACAAATATGCCCCCGGCGGCCACAAGGCCACAGCTAAGCAAGGCAGCGGAATTTATAATCACAAGTGGCTAAAAAAAAGTATCAAACTCTTGAAtccataaaaaataacaataatttcTCTCACCTTTGGTGGTGCATTTCGCTTTCGTTTGACAGGAACCTCCAGAAAAGGCACCAGATAGTCCAGGCCCAGAGCAATATTCTTACCCACGGCATCGAAGGATACGATCTTGAATCCCTGGTCATGCTGTTGCCTTGGCAGCTTCGTAGCTTCACTTTCTTCCTGCTCCTCGGACTCCTCCTCTCCGCTGGCGGCCCAAATAACTGCAAAGCTGGCCAGGAGGACGCAGGTGAGATACCAAAGTTTCATTTTTCAGCCAAGAGTTCCGTGCGGGTAGATGGCTGCcaagcatttgaatcaatttCCCAGACGGTGTCACCAACAAAACTCTTCTTTCTCTTTTACCAAAAATGTTTTCCACTTCGGTGAGTAGTTTTCTGTGCACTGGGAAAAATGAATCACAtttataacaatttttaagGATAGTATatgattaataaattaattattccaaACAGTCATAACATTGTTTATCTAAATGTTTTAGGAACCTCTTtgagaatatttaaaattgttattaaatgaaataaatacattttataatattttttctagtGTATTGCCGCTTGGTTGCCTTTTGGCtgcaataattttaatatttgacTCTAGTTCCCACTCTTGTCTCTTGCTACAAAATGCAACAAAGTAGGGGAAGTGTGACATAAGCAGCTCGAAGGTGCGAAAACGATTAGCTGAGGGAAGTATCGGGCCAGATGAAAGCGGAAGATAGGTATTATGACTACCTTTACTAATTTGGAGAAAATTAAACCAATTTACCGGCATTTCCATTGCATAAGAAAACAAAAGTTTGCAGGGAAAACTTCACAGTTGCTCTTGAAAATAAAGAATCTTGACAAGGTTGTTTtctttatgattttattgatttataaattctttacagctaatgataaataaattaaatagtaACAATaacattatattttataagatttaGTCTTTATCCATTGAAGAATTTCATTACTGGGGATATGCCACCGATCGATGTCCAGCGATTCTCCCAACGACATTGATGATATGTCTGACTGCAACTTCGACTGCTTTGGGAACTTTCAATGGCATGGAAAACGGCGGTTCCATTCACATATGGATGCAGCCAAGGGGCACTGGaagtaatatttaaattttcttagtaCTTATAAATAAGTAAATATACTTATTTACTTAGTTAGCACGTTAAGAACCCTGGTATATCCGACAGATAGGTTCTTGTGGAGATAGTTGCAGAGCCATCGCTGGATGCACACGGACATATCGATGTTGTGTTCCTCCAGCTGGGATTCCACTACATCGGTGAGACGACGCACTGAGGAAGAGGTCATATATACTTTTGCTTTATATTAGCCCTGTGCCTGGTTACTTACTACCCCTTTCCGAGTCCGATTTGTAGGCATATCCATTACCTATACTGGTAATCACCAGAGGCGCCAAAACTAGGCGCACCACCGCGGCTATTACTGCTCCAGCTGCCACCACAACTGCTGTATTGAGGATTGCTCCAGTTCTCAGGTTTAAAATACTCTGcactgcatccctggccaatTTCATGCTCCTCTTGACCGGAATTTTGGCAAACGGTACAATAAACTCCATTTCCACGCTGACATCCTCGCCACTGGCATGGAAGTGGAAGCCCCTTCCTTCACGATCACCTTCGGGATTCTCGATTTCCGGAATCTCCATCTCCAGATGTCGGGGCTCAAAGTCGCGAAATCTAAACCATCGCGTTCCAGTTGCATTTCCATAAAAGTCTCCATAACTCGAGATTATAATATCTGATCGCCCATCAACACTTTCTCCATGGTAACCCATTAGCAGAAATAGGGCAAAGTGTAAGATCCGCACCAACCACATGTTGTGGCCTCGTTGCCGGCTAGGAGGCGACTGAGCTCGGCCCGAAAAAGTCAGGGAACTACATGGCCCACGCTCCGGCAACCAACCCATGATATTCATTTAGCCAGAAAACCCAGAAACTAAAAGCGTAAGACGGAGGCTCGACTTTAACGCTTCGTATGGTGCGATTTTCTGGGATTTGCTTAGGGAAATGGGCAACGATTGATTGAATAACGATAACGATAAGAGATTTTGCAAGGAAAGGACAAGGAAAGCAAAACATGCCAACTGAAAGAAGTGATTCAACAAGTTTAAATCAACATTGATGGAGCTTCTGGGAGAGCATACCCAACAGTTCGGaacgaaaaactaaaaaaaaactgaggTGCTGGGAATGCAATGCAAACTCAACTTATTAGAAAGACATTTGTGGACGACTGTGGACTGGAAAATTTGCATATTGTCTCTCCTTATATAATCATATGCCGTTGATAATGTACCAAAGGTTAGATAAACAAAAATTGGATTGAGCAATAATGTCTTGGAAGTTGTAAGTGCGCTAAAGTGTTAAGGTTAGATAAACAAATCAGAGTTGGGTGGTGTAATTTCTTAAAGCTATCTATTGACCATGAAATGTCACCTTCTTACcttcaaaaaatcaaaaaccaaacaTACAAATTTCTCGTTTTATTAAAACTAGAAATTTTACACAAATACCTATTTTTCGGGACATGGATGGCTGACGGATGGACTTGGCTTTAATCCAGTGTAATGATAGACTACAACTGAACGTCTGAGGAGTGTGGCACCAGGGTGTTGTCGAAGCGGACCAGCCTCCTGGTCCTGCGCTTGATCTTCTTCCGCTCGAGCATCTTCTCCAACTCCCTAGCCCAGGGCTCCCGGCGCTGGGGAGCTGACGGCGGATAGGCAGCTCGATCCAGTAGCTTCATGTGGCTGCCGCTCAGCGGAAGCTCCGAGTCGGAAGAATAATCCGGTGGCTTGTAACTCGGCAATGGAGCTAAATAGTTTCTTTTCACTGGCACCGATTGGCTTCCGTCGTAACGTGAGAGTTCATGAGGTAAAAATTCTTCTATCTGCGGATCGAAGCCACCAGCCTGACGaggcttcttcttcttgtccTTGGGAGGGTTCCTCATCTTGGGAGGCTTTTGTGGAGGGTCTATGACTCCTTTGCCGTAGATCCAATTGAAGGTCTTTTGTCGGTCGCCCATCACGCAGGCGCAGTACTGGGCCAGAGGAGTCGCCGGGTGGGGGAAGCTGCTCGGCTGGGCCCAGTCGGCTTCGTCGTACTGGGTCTCCACGCTTTTAACGTGGGAGCTCTTCAACCGCTCCGGATGCATCAGCCCAGCGGGAGGAGTGACCCCGAACTCGAACTCCGCCTCGCTGTCCGAGGTCTCCGACAGCACCAGTTCATCCTCGCAGGAGTCCATCTTACGCTGCTCGCACTCCTTCCGCAAACAGTAGATCAGACGTTTCTTGTCCACGAAACTCCGGCAGTAGCACTGCATCACCGGCTTGTGGCAGGTGCAACTGCTGAAGCCAATGCCCTTGAGGCAGCGCTTCAGATCACGCAGCTCCTTTATAAAAGGATTCTTCACGATCCGGAACTGGACGGGTTTCATGTTGACATACGGATTGGCCGACTTCGCCAAGGTCGCAGCATCCTTCAAGGGTCTCAGGGTGATGGTGAAGATGTCGTTCTTTTTCTCGATATGCAACGTGGGCACTTGCGTCATATCTTCTTCCTTCTTTGCCGACGAAGTCTTTGGGGGCTTTTTGTTCTTGTAATACGACATGTACTTGGACACGGGAA
This window contains:
- the LOC6499001 gene encoding uncharacterized protein LOC6499001; the protein is MKLWYLTCVLLASFAVIWAASGEEESEEQEESEATKLPRQQHDQGFKIVSFDAVGKNIALGLDYLVPFLEVPVKRKRNAPPKPLVIINSAALLSCGLVAAGGIFVGHLIRSLGLEAITGDAYRPIFGNSSNHKPKSSEEMTTNTMAPQASNNATSRGFFEDEYSLPKIFENFKLVYKNETGDRVATSLPNILNTIERTFLKNDVDLSTCLLKSICTLTRKAGDKVRQGQATDMEHLLDNATSWSWLLSWLEQSAFREAIDAGKVSGPHHCSVKYPECKWAVPEDKIEELVRNNVQFK
- the LOC116656385 gene encoding uncharacterized protein LOC116656385, producing the protein MWLVRILHFALFLLMGYHGESVDGRSDIIISSYGDFYGNATGTRWFRFRDFEPRHLEMEIPEIENPEGDREGRGFHFHASGEDVSVEMEFIVPFAKIPVKRSMKLARDAVQSILNLRTGAILNTAVVVAAGAVIAAVVRLVLAPLVITSIGNGYAYKSDSERGMRRLTDVVESQLEEHNIDMSVCIQRWLCNYLHKNLSVGYTRVLNVLTNAPWLHPYVNGTAVFHAIESSQSSRSCSQTYHQCRWENRWTSIGGISPVMKFFNG